One region of Glutamicibacter sp. B1 genomic DNA includes:
- a CDS encoding cysteine desulfurase family protein produces the protein MIYMDAASTAPPRQEVLDLITPLLTSNFGNPASLHELGHQARRANDWARNQVAGHLGVEESEIYFTSGGTESDNTAVIGGALANPRGKVVVSSAIEHPAVLEACAYLVRVHGFSHKLIPVDEFGIVDLQVAKELIDDQVSVVSVMAVNNEVGTIQPIKELAELAHSAGALMHTDAVQAAGWLDLTELTAHVDALSLSGHKIGALKGSGVLYVSNRYEVLPLLHGGGQQGGMRSGTENPGSSVGIARALQLCAEQRQARAGDGYGNYLIERITKELGKIAPGLVQVTGHRKQRIGGIVSLVFPRTAGETVLIELERRGVLCSSGSACAAGSTDPSPVLTAMGYDEQLAHAAVRLSFTRATKENEISQVASAVVATVKSLVA, from the coding sequence ATGATCTACATGGACGCGGCTTCCACCGCCCCGCCTCGTCAAGAAGTTCTTGACCTCATCACCCCACTATTAACCAGCAATTTTGGGAACCCTGCTTCCTTGCACGAGCTCGGTCATCAGGCACGAAGAGCCAACGACTGGGCACGCAATCAGGTTGCTGGACACCTCGGCGTCGAAGAGAGCGAAATCTACTTCACCTCCGGCGGTACCGAGTCGGATAATACGGCCGTCATCGGTGGGGCCTTGGCTAATCCTCGTGGCAAGGTGGTTGTCAGTAGTGCCATTGAGCATCCTGCAGTGTTGGAAGCCTGCGCGTACCTTGTCAGGGTTCACGGATTTTCTCACAAACTCATCCCTGTCGATGAGTTTGGCATTGTGGATCTACAGGTTGCCAAAGAATTGATCGATGACCAGGTCTCGGTAGTTTCCGTGATGGCTGTGAACAATGAAGTGGGCACCATCCAGCCCATCAAAGAACTGGCAGAACTGGCCCATAGTGCGGGAGCTTTGATGCACACCGACGCGGTGCAAGCCGCCGGATGGCTGGACCTCACCGAACTTACCGCACACGTGGACGCCCTAAGCCTCTCGGGACACAAAATTGGTGCACTCAAAGGCAGTGGCGTGCTCTATGTCAGTAACCGTTACGAAGTTCTGCCATTGCTTCACGGTGGCGGGCAACAAGGTGGAATGCGTTCTGGCACCGAGAATCCGGGATCATCGGTCGGTATCGCCAGGGCCTTGCAACTGTGTGCTGAACAGCGCCAAGCCAGGGCAGGAGATGGTTACGGCAATTATCTGATCGAGAGGATCACCAAAGAACTGGGGAAGATTGCCCCGGGGCTGGTGCAAGTGACCGGGCATCGTAAACAACGCATCGGTGGCATTGTTTCTCTGGTTTTCCCCCGTACCGCAGGAGAGACAGTGCTCATTGAATTAGAGCGCCGTGGGGTGCTGTGCTCTTCGGGCTCCGCTTGCGCGGCAGGGAGCACCGACCCTTCGCCGGTGCTCACCGCCATGGGCTATGACGAGCAGCTCGCGCATGCAGCGGTGCGCTTGTCCTTTACTCGTGCCACGAAGGAAAACGAGATTAGTCAGGTGGCCAGCGCAGTGGTGGCCACGGTGAAATCCTTGGTGGCCTAA
- a CDS encoding helix-turn-helix transcriptional regulator, with translation MNAGQRRREELAAFLKDRRARADKASHGLPEVGRSRVRGLRREEVATLAGVSATWYTWLEQARDINPSRQVMLSLARLFRLSSVESSYLLSLAGHGEVDPEEPSAMTPALQRLLDVMNFPAFLLSTDWAIIGWNAEYAQLYPRITTVNVEDRNLLWLVFTDAQLREMLPDWEKQSRGFVGSFRAETRGWLSPSGESGIVARVSAASEAFASIWNERDVAGFQTGERVFRHPEKGLTTYEQHNLTPAEAPDLTLLMYTPL, from the coding sequence ATGAACGCAGGTCAGCGCCGTCGAGAGGAACTGGCGGCATTCCTCAAAGACCGTCGGGCTCGTGCCGATAAAGCATCGCACGGGTTACCGGAGGTTGGTAGAAGTCGAGTTCGAGGGTTGCGGCGCGAAGAAGTGGCCACGCTGGCTGGGGTTTCCGCCACTTGGTACACCTGGTTGGAACAGGCACGCGATATCAATCCTTCGCGCCAGGTGATGTTGTCTCTAGCTCGTCTTTTCCGACTAAGTTCCGTTGAAAGTAGCTATCTTTTATCGCTTGCGGGGCACGGTGAAGTGGATCCTGAAGAACCCAGCGCCATGACTCCCGCTCTACAACGTCTATTAGATGTCATGAATTTTCCGGCATTTTTGCTCTCGACAGACTGGGCCATCATTGGCTGGAATGCCGAATATGCGCAACTTTATCCGCGGATCACCACGGTCAATGTTGAGGACCGCAATCTATTGTGGCTGGTGTTTACCGATGCCCAATTACGTGAAATGCTTCCGGACTGGGAAAAGCAAAGCAGGGGATTTGTTGGTAGCTTCCGTGCGGAGACCAGAGGGTGGCTCAGCCCCTCCGGTGAATCAGGAATTGTCGCGCGCGTCTCTGCTGCTTCAGAGGCGTTCGCTTCAATTTGGAATGAACGCGATGTCGCAGGATTTCAGACAGGGGAGAGGGTTTTCCGTCATCCAGAGAAGGGGCTGACCACATACGAGCAACATAACCTCACCCCCGCAGAAGCTCCAGACCTCACCTTGCTGATGTATACGCCGCTATAG
- the ilvD gene encoding dihydroxy-acid dehydratase: protein MTTLRSHTVTHGRNMAGARALFRAAGVNGADLGRKPIIAVANSFTEFVPGHTHLQPVGRIVSEAIEAAGGIPREFNTIAVDDGIAMGHGGMLYSLPSRDLIADSVEYMVNAHCADALICISNCDKITPGMLMAALRLNIPTVFVSGGPMESGRATLVDGTVRTLDLVDAISEAVNENVSDADLLRIEESACPTCGSCSGMFTANSMNCLTEAMGLSLPGNGSTLATHTARKDLYQNAGKLVVDIANRYYGDNDQTVLPRNIATVEAFGNAMALDIAMGGSTNTILHLLAAAREAGVDFGLDEIDAVSRRVPCLAKVAPNAAGAGKIYYMEDVHRAGGIPAILGELRRGGLLDETVHTVHATTLGEWLDKWDIRGGNASEESLALWHAAPAGVRSSKAFSQSAQWETLDTDSEAGCIRSVEHAYSKDGGLAVLRGNIAVDGAVVKTAGVDPSIWTFTGPAVVCESQDEAVEKILNKQVKEGDVVVIRYEGPKGGPGMQEMLYPTSFLKGRGLGKSCALITDGRFSGGTSGLSIGHVSPEAASGGMIALVEDGDTISIDIPTRELTLNVSEEVLAERRERLIATTGYRPANRERVVSPALRAYAAMALSADKGAVRDVDRVERALREADEREAAAARAGAKA, encoded by the coding sequence ATGACCACACTTCGTTCACATACCGTTACCCATGGCCGCAACATGGCCGGCGCTCGCGCACTGTTCCGCGCAGCCGGCGTTAACGGCGCTGACCTTGGCCGCAAGCCAATCATCGCCGTGGCCAATAGCTTCACCGAGTTCGTTCCAGGACACACTCACCTACAGCCAGTAGGTCGCATCGTTTCCGAGGCCATTGAAGCTGCCGGTGGTATCCCCCGCGAATTTAATACCATCGCCGTTGATGATGGCATCGCCATGGGCCACGGCGGCATGCTCTACTCCTTGCCTTCCCGAGATCTCATCGCAGACTCCGTGGAATACATGGTTAACGCACACTGCGCCGACGCACTGATCTGTATCTCCAACTGTGACAAGATCACCCCGGGCATGCTCATGGCCGCTTTGCGCCTGAACATCCCTACCGTCTTCGTCTCCGGTGGCCCTATGGAGTCCGGCCGTGCCACCTTAGTAGACGGCACCGTTCGCACCCTGGACCTCGTTGACGCGATCTCCGAAGCAGTCAACGAAAACGTCTCCGATGCAGATCTGCTGCGCATCGAAGAATCTGCCTGCCCTACCTGCGGTTCATGCTCCGGTATGTTCACCGCAAACTCGATGAACTGTCTGACCGAAGCTATGGGTCTGTCCCTTCCAGGCAACGGTTCCACCTTGGCCACGCATACCGCTCGTAAGGACCTGTACCAAAATGCAGGCAAGCTGGTAGTAGACATCGCTAACCGTTACTACGGGGACAACGACCAGACGGTACTGCCACGCAATATCGCCACCGTCGAAGCCTTCGGCAACGCGATGGCACTAGATATCGCCATGGGCGGTTCCACCAACACCATCTTGCACCTGCTGGCTGCAGCCCGCGAGGCCGGAGTGGACTTCGGTTTGGATGAAATCGATGCAGTCTCCCGCCGTGTGCCTTGTCTTGCCAAGGTCGCGCCTAACGCTGCTGGTGCCGGCAAGATCTACTACATGGAAGATGTTCACCGTGCCGGTGGCATCCCAGCAATCCTTGGCGAACTGCGCCGTGGCGGACTGCTGGACGAAACCGTCCACACCGTTCACGCCACCACCCTGGGTGAATGGCTGGATAAGTGGGATATCCGTGGCGGTAACGCCAGCGAAGAGTCCCTCGCCCTGTGGCACGCGGCTCCAGCGGGTGTACGTTCCTCCAAGGCTTTCTCGCAGTCGGCCCAGTGGGAAACCCTGGATACCGACTCCGAGGCTGGTTGCATCCGCTCCGTTGAACACGCCTACTCCAAGGACGGCGGTCTAGCCGTTCTACGTGGCAACATTGCCGTTGATGGTGCCGTGGTGAAAACCGCTGGTGTGGATCCATCCATCTGGACCTTCACCGGTCCCGCCGTGGTCTGTGAGTCTCAGGATGAAGCAGTTGAAAAGATCCTGAACAAGCAGGTCAAGGAAGGCGACGTTGTTGTCATCCGCTATGAGGGTCCAAAGGGTGGCCCGGGCATGCAGGAAATGCTCTACCCCACCTCGTTCCTCAAGGGACGCGGTCTGGGCAAGTCTTGCGCACTGATCACCGACGGACGTTTCTCCGGTGGTACCTCTGGTCTATCCATCGGCCACGTTTCACCAGAGGCGGCATCCGGGGGAATGATCGCATTGGTAGAAGACGGAGATACCATCTCCATCGATATCCCAACTCGTGAACTGACCTTGAACGTCTCCGAGGAAGTTCTGGCTGAGCGTCGTGAGCGCTTGATCGCTACCACCGGTTACCGCCCAGCTAACCGCGAGCGTGTGGTCTCCCCTGCGTTGCGCGCTTATGCTGCGATGGCACTGTCCGCCGATAAGGGTGCAGTCCGCGATGTTGATCGTGTGGAGCGTGCACTGCGCGAAGCCGATGAGCGTGAAGCTGCAGCTGCACGCGCTGGCGCCAAGGCCTAA
- a CDS encoding ABC transporter ATP-binding protein, producing MTSLETEQTQYDQRAMPAAKDAVGHGAPTNSKGLKVQALSLGYDRKTVIDALDLSFEPGKFTAIIGPNGCGKSTLLSALARLLKPSAGQIFLGDKAIDSFKPKAYAREVSLLSQQAVAPSGITVAQLVSRGRFPHQGLLAQHSSEDEAPVHQALRTTGTLELATHRLSDLSGGQRQRVWVATTLAQQAPILLLDEPTTYMDVAHQVDLLDLFASQRDAGKTVITVLHDINQAMRYADTVVLMHEGKVLASGAPDEVITVDSLGAAFGVHCEIHPDPVTGGPMMVTVPGARVTV from the coding sequence ATGACTTCACTAGAAACGGAACAAACGCAGTACGATCAGCGAGCAATGCCCGCCGCAAAGGATGCCGTCGGGCATGGTGCGCCGACGAATTCCAAGGGGCTGAAAGTACAAGCGTTGAGCTTGGGATACGACCGAAAAACCGTTATTGATGCCCTGGACTTATCTTTTGAACCGGGAAAATTCACGGCGATTATCGGTCCCAATGGTTGCGGAAAATCGACGTTACTCAGCGCGTTGGCACGGCTCTTGAAACCATCCGCCGGCCAAATATTCCTCGGTGACAAAGCCATTGATTCTTTCAAGCCCAAAGCTTATGCCCGGGAAGTATCGCTGCTCAGTCAGCAGGCCGTGGCTCCGTCGGGAATCACCGTAGCTCAACTTGTTTCTCGGGGGCGTTTCCCGCACCAAGGTCTACTTGCACAGCACAGTAGCGAAGATGAGGCACCAGTACATCAGGCACTACGCACTACTGGGACCCTGGAATTGGCCACGCACAGACTTTCAGATCTATCAGGTGGTCAGCGTCAGCGGGTATGGGTGGCAACCACCCTGGCACAGCAGGCTCCGATTTTGTTATTAGATGAGCCGACGACGTATATGGATGTTGCCCACCAAGTGGATTTGCTTGATCTCTTTGCATCACAACGTGATGCTGGGAAAACGGTGATTACCGTGCTCCACGACATTAACCAGGCGATGCGTTATGCCGATACGGTAGTGCTCATGCATGAGGGCAAAGTTCTGGCCAGCGGTGCACCGGATGAAGTCATCACCGTGGATAGCCTTGGTGCTGCCTTTGGTGTTCACTGCGAGATCCATCCAGATCCGGTCACCGGAGGCCCGATGATGGTGACAGTTCCTGGAGCACGGGTTACTGTGTAA
- the nadA gene encoding quinolinate synthase NadA has protein sequence MSTQLTDNSQSVAQNITRLNLLAPDSTCSTDLAANPWDTPAGYGPGASQEDRVPAGYPVQGSIPEEYLKASDEDLDARILAAKETLGEKAVILGHFYQRDEVVKYADFVGDSFQLANAALTRDKAEAIVFCGVHFMAETADILSRDDQSVILPNLAAGCSMADMADGPSVQACWDELTALYADEADDGRMPVIPVTYMNCSAELKAFVGRNGGLVCTSSNAATVLEWAFERGRRVLFFPDQHLGRNTAKAMGVPLEHMPMWTPRKSLGGNDEQTMKDAKVILWHGFCSVHKRFAPAQITKAREEFPGVKVIVHPECPMEVVDAADAAGSTDFIQKAIAAATEPTTFAIGTEINMVNRLAAQYPQHTIFCLDPVICPCSTMYRIHPGYLAWVLEELVAGRVVNQITVPKEQQGDAKTALERMLAAKP, from the coding sequence ATGAGCACTCAACTCACCGACAACAGCCAATCTGTTGCTCAGAACATCACCCGGCTGAACCTCTTGGCCCCAGACTCCACCTGCTCCACGGATCTGGCAGCCAACCCATGGGATACGCCGGCAGGGTATGGCCCGGGTGCCTCTCAGGAAGACCGTGTGCCAGCAGGCTACCCGGTCCAGGGATCCATTCCAGAAGAGTATTTGAAAGCCAGTGATGAAGATCTGGACGCTCGAATTCTGGCAGCGAAAGAAACCCTGGGGGAGAAGGCCGTAATCCTTGGCCACTTCTACCAGCGCGATGAGGTAGTGAAGTACGCCGATTTTGTCGGTGATTCCTTCCAACTGGCCAATGCTGCGCTGACCCGAGACAAAGCCGAAGCCATCGTCTTTTGCGGTGTGCATTTCATGGCTGAAACGGCAGATATCCTCAGCCGTGATGACCAGTCGGTGATCCTGCCGAATCTTGCCGCCGGGTGTTCCATGGCTGACATGGCCGACGGACCAAGTGTGCAAGCCTGCTGGGATGAACTCACCGCACTCTATGCCGATGAAGCCGATGACGGACGTATGCCGGTTATCCCAGTGACGTACATGAACTGCTCGGCAGAGCTCAAGGCGTTTGTGGGACGCAACGGTGGACTGGTCTGCACCTCATCAAACGCTGCGACCGTCTTGGAGTGGGCCTTTGAGCGTGGACGCCGCGTGCTGTTCTTCCCGGACCAGCACCTAGGACGCAACACCGCCAAGGCCATGGGTGTGCCACTGGAACACATGCCGATGTGGACTCCGCGCAAGTCACTAGGTGGAAACGACGAGCAGACGATGAAAGATGCCAAGGTCATCTTGTGGCACGGTTTCTGCTCGGTGCACAAGCGCTTCGCCCCAGCGCAGATCACCAAAGCCCGTGAAGAATTCCCTGGCGTCAAGGTAATTGTTCACCCTGAATGCCCGATGGAAGTTGTCGATGCAGCCGATGCTGCTGGCTCCACCGACTTCATTCAAAAAGCTATTGCGGCGGCCACCGAACCAACAACTTTTGCTATTGGCACCGAAATCAATATGGTCAACCGCCTTGCTGCCCAGTACCCGCAGCACACCATCTTCTGCCTCGACCCAGTGATTTGCCCCTGCTCCACGATGTATCGCATCCACCCCGGCTACCTGGCCTGGGTGCTTGAAGAACTGGTGGCAGGACGAGTAGTCAACCAAATCACCGTTCCAAAAGAACAACAGGGTGACGCAAAAACCGCATTGGAACGCATGTTGGCAGCAAAGCCATGA
- the nadC gene encoding carboxylating nicotinate-nucleotide diphosphorylase encodes MNQPIHPVPLAAIDRILALAFEEDYPRGDLSADTIVPAEAQATAVVKAREPGVLAGGTVFARAMTTLNDKTEVTQLVADGQKFDAGDELLKVQGPAISVLSAERVALNLLQRMSAIATSTRELVDLVSHTKARIADTRKTTPGLRVLERYSVRCGGGVNHRDNLSEAFMAKDNHLALLGDGEELTDALKSVRARLGHTTAMEVEVDRIEQIPAVLAAKVDIIMLDNFDVADLPAAIKLIDGQAIIEASGTVTARTVAAIAEQGVDIISSGAITHSVRAIDLGLDMVIA; translated from the coding sequence GTGAATCAGCCCATCCATCCGGTCCCACTAGCTGCCATCGACCGGATCCTTGCACTGGCCTTCGAAGAAGACTATCCGCGCGGGGATCTGAGCGCAGACACTATTGTTCCAGCTGAGGCCCAGGCGACCGCCGTGGTCAAAGCTCGGGAACCAGGAGTCTTGGCTGGAGGCACGGTTTTTGCCCGGGCCATGACCACCTTGAACGATAAGACCGAAGTAACCCAGCTGGTTGCCGATGGCCAAAAGTTTGACGCTGGCGATGAGCTTCTCAAGGTGCAGGGGCCAGCGATTTCGGTCCTCAGCGCCGAGCGCGTGGCTCTCAACCTATTACAGCGGATGAGCGCCATTGCGACGTCCACCCGTGAATTGGTGGACCTGGTCTCGCACACCAAGGCAAGGATTGCCGATACTCGAAAAACGACGCCGGGATTGCGCGTGCTAGAGCGGTATTCGGTGCGTTGTGGTGGGGGAGTGAATCACCGAGACAATCTCTCCGAAGCGTTTATGGCCAAAGATAATCACCTTGCCTTGCTCGGCGACGGAGAAGAACTCACCGACGCTTTGAAGTCCGTGCGTGCCCGGCTGGGGCACACCACGGCGATGGAAGTTGAAGTTGACCGGATTGAGCAAATCCCTGCCGTCCTAGCGGCCAAGGTGGACATCATCATGCTGGATAACTTTGATGTCGCAGATCTTCCGGCAGCCATCAAACTCATTGATGGTCAGGCCATTATTGAAGCCAGTGGCACGGTGACTGCGCGTACCGTTGCAGCCATCGCTGAACAAGGTGTCGACATTATTTCTAGTGGAGCCATCACTCACTCGGTGCGGGCTATTGATCTGGGCTTGGATATGGTTATTGCATGA
- a CDS encoding NUDIX hydrolase, with protein MSSVPGWANVNERRNLPPALAVSTVILGIREGQDGGPDKLCLPLVRRIRQPHAGLWALPGGPVDARESLGQAAGRNLAETTGLRPSYLEQLYTFGDIDRSPTHRLVTIAYFALLNADQVGATVQDENVAWFDIDDPNIAQLAFDHRKIVDYALWRLRNKTEYGQIAHRLLGERFTLAALRGVYEAILGRRLDPANFRRTLKNTATIEETDEYLAGGQHRPPRLYRYVGHGPDPLEVDPTQA; from the coding sequence ATGTCATCGGTACCGGGATGGGCGAACGTCAACGAGCGCCGCAACCTGCCACCGGCCCTAGCCGTTTCGACGGTCATCTTAGGTATCCGAGAAGGGCAGGATGGAGGCCCAGACAAACTCTGTCTGCCACTGGTCCGCAGAATCCGGCAACCACACGCAGGATTATGGGCGTTGCCAGGTGGTCCGGTTGATGCACGAGAATCCCTAGGCCAAGCGGCCGGCCGGAACCTGGCCGAGACTACCGGCCTACGTCCGAGCTATCTCGAACAGCTCTACACCTTCGGTGACATCGACAGATCTCCCACCCACCGTCTAGTGACCATCGCCTACTTTGCGTTGCTCAATGCAGACCAGGTCGGCGCCACAGTACAAGACGAGAACGTCGCCTGGTTCGACATCGATGATCCGAACATTGCTCAATTGGCTTTCGACCACCGAAAGATCGTGGACTACGCCCTATGGCGGCTACGGAACAAGACCGAATACGGGCAAATCGCTCACCGACTCTTGGGCGAACGATTTACGCTCGCCGCGCTGCGGGGAGTCTACGAAGCAATCCTTGGCCGACGCCTAGACCCAGCAAACTTTCGGCGCACGCTAAAAAATACCGCCACCATCGAAGAAACCGATGAGTACCTTGCCGGTGGGCAACACCGTCCACCCCGTCTCTACCGCTACGTAGGTCACGGTCCTGACCCCTTGGAAGTCGACCCAACGCAAGCCTAG
- a CDS encoding L-aspartate oxidase, translating into MSRPANTPRTLAIVGSGVAGLCAALQAVRLGLRVSLLTKGSLGDGNSSCAQGGLSAVTTQGEATGDSVASHVTDTLRAGAWHGTQEAVQELCGSANDLVNILEEHSVQFDKDAAGNYQLGLEAAHSAHRILHAGGDATGAGLVAALASAVRAAKDAGQLDLIENAFVVDIEVTEADQRSVKYLQEDAIDQLHVDAVLLATGGLGSLYAASTNPHGATADGIGLAARAGAVISDMEFIQFHPTLVDPQLYPEAGMISEAVRGEGAVLINELGERFMIDIDERAELAPRDVVARAIHAQYQAGHQVFIDARAVETAKGAGFLARRFPSITARLKACSLDMTLAPIRVVAAQHYAMGGIHTDTQGRTSVPGIYAAGECANTTVHGANRLASNSLLEAMVFARKAVHAAATDEPGSACDLNGLVVGELPETQTQAPMELKQLKDLASEHLGVYRTGDGLQQFMSVLDSSAPVAQAPRAQSELNNLYTCARLIAYAAQQRTQSLGAHHRLDANDQEATAHTIRYGWVLSGVQSIDHQLKTKEVNA; encoded by the coding sequence ATGAGCCGGCCTGCCAACACCCCACGAACACTAGCGATTGTTGGTTCCGGAGTTGCTGGTTTGTGCGCAGCTCTTCAAGCGGTACGTCTAGGTTTAAGAGTTTCGCTACTGACCAAAGGATCGTTGGGCGACGGAAATAGTTCCTGCGCACAAGGCGGATTATCCGCAGTGACCACGCAGGGAGAAGCCACGGGGGATTCGGTGGCCAGTCACGTCACCGATACCTTGCGCGCCGGAGCCTGGCACGGAACACAAGAAGCAGTTCAAGAGCTCTGCGGATCTGCCAACGACCTGGTCAATATCTTGGAAGAGCACTCGGTACAGTTCGACAAGGATGCCGCCGGCAATTACCAGCTGGGTTTGGAAGCAGCACACAGTGCGCACCGAATCCTGCACGCTGGCGGGGATGCTACCGGTGCTGGTCTCGTGGCTGCCCTCGCCAGTGCCGTCCGTGCGGCGAAGGATGCGGGACAACTCGACTTAATCGAGAACGCCTTCGTGGTGGACATTGAGGTCACCGAGGCAGACCAGCGTAGTGTGAAGTATCTGCAAGAGGATGCTATCGACCAGCTACACGTTGACGCGGTGCTACTGGCCACCGGTGGACTGGGCTCGCTCTATGCGGCGAGCACGAATCCGCACGGGGCCACCGCGGACGGTATCGGTCTGGCGGCTCGTGCCGGGGCGGTGATCAGCGATATGGAATTTATCCAGTTCCATCCAACACTCGTTGACCCGCAGCTCTACCCGGAAGCCGGGATGATCAGCGAAGCAGTTCGTGGAGAAGGCGCAGTGCTCATCAATGAGCTCGGCGAGCGTTTCATGATTGACATTGATGAACGGGCAGAACTCGCCCCACGCGATGTGGTGGCCCGTGCCATTCACGCTCAATATCAAGCCGGGCACCAGGTCTTTATCGATGCCAGAGCAGTGGAAACTGCCAAAGGTGCAGGCTTCCTTGCACGCCGATTCCCCTCCATCACCGCACGTCTGAAAGCCTGTTCACTGGACATGACGTTGGCTCCGATTCGCGTAGTTGCCGCCCAGCACTATGCGATGGGTGGAATCCACACCGATACCCAAGGACGCACCAGCGTTCCCGGGATTTATGCGGCTGGCGAATGCGCCAACACCACGGTGCACGGTGCGAATCGTCTCGCCAGTAATTCCTTACTCGAAGCCATGGTGTTTGCGCGCAAAGCAGTGCATGCTGCAGCTACCGATGAACCAGGCAGTGCCTGTGATCTGAACGGTCTTGTGGTCGGTGAGTTACCAGAAACGCAGACACAAGCTCCCATGGAATTGAAACAACTCAAGGATCTTGCCAGCGAACATTTGGGGGTCTACCGCACCGGTGACGGGCTGCAACAGTTCATGAGTGTGCTCGACTCCAGCGCCCCGGTGGCACAAGCACCACGAGCACAAAGTGAACTGAACAATCTATACACCTGTGCACGACTGATCGCTTACGCTGCTCAACAGCGGACACAGTCCTTGGGGGCACACCACCGGCTGGACGCTAACGACCAGGAAGCGACCGCACACACCATTCGTTATGGCTGGGTCTTATCAGGCGTGCAGTCAATAGATCATCAGCTTAAAACCAAGGAAGTTAACGCGTGA
- a CDS encoding alpha/beta fold hydrolase: protein MTLDLNLRVVRTNTEVSGPSVLFIHGFASSGELNWERSRWLKYFTDSGRNVLLVDLPGHGEDPRRNEGSWAPSQIRQALAATVMDLDEGPVDVIGYSLGSRLAWEFAAFNPDLVEHLVMGGPGAGDPLAAFEIEQAKAHLATGEPINDDYTATIMKIASAEPSNDLSALFELIEAIKSEPYDPAAKVPSAPTLLVAGDQDDLATTMPRLRRLLKDAGTTNEVLWLAGRNHANAVTSREFKEKALEFLKG, encoded by the coding sequence ATGACACTGGATCTGAATCTTCGAGTGGTACGCACAAACACTGAGGTGAGTGGCCCATCCGTGCTCTTCATCCACGGCTTTGCCTCATCCGGCGAACTGAATTGGGAGCGTTCGCGTTGGCTGAAATATTTCACCGACTCCGGCCGCAACGTACTACTTGTTGACCTTCCCGGTCATGGCGAAGATCCACGCCGCAATGAGGGCAGTTGGGCGCCGAGTCAGATTCGTCAGGCACTAGCTGCCACCGTCATGGACCTAGATGAAGGTCCAGTCGACGTCATTGGCTATTCGCTAGGCTCGAGGCTCGCTTGGGAATTCGCTGCCTTTAACCCAGATTTGGTTGAACACCTTGTCATGGGCGGCCCAGGAGCAGGAGACCCACTCGCCGCCTTTGAAATCGAACAAGCCAAGGCACATCTTGCAACCGGTGAACCGATCAACGATGACTACACCGCGACCATCATGAAGATTGCTTCCGCAGAGCCAAGTAATGACTTGAGCGCATTATTTGAATTGATTGAAGCCATCAAGTCAGAACCATATGACCCGGCAGCGAAGGTTCCCTCAGCCCCAACACTTTTGGTCGCTGGAGATCAGGATGACTTAGCCACCACCATGCCTCGCTTGCGTCGCCTACTCAAAGATGCCGGTACGACCAATGAAGTCCTGTGGCTAGCTGGCCGCAATCACGCCAACGCGGTCACCAGTCGGGAGTTCAAAGAGAAGGCGCTGGAATTTCTCAAGGGTTAG